A genomic window from Amia ocellicauda isolate fAmiCal2 chromosome 15, fAmiCal2.hap1, whole genome shotgun sequence includes:
- the LOC136771905 gene encoding uncharacterized protein LOC136771905, giving the protein MVRGASCPRYGTLPPIDTPTGAQSQGQEPTPSRGDCRPDVGGFCQLQRERTEKAEEQISDVPGSRNDRAGALDLTPSTRITFQSPAVQGLFPVTSDSSAADWKVDKVKIPPHTKSVSSSTTTSSFSSYISRASNKSGRSSTGRSCVKQSGENNPAHPDHMAKPRDDRGNGPEKSEILMIELGITFPKIESNLRSRNQKHPLKSALKKSFDWKAYSQKIRLSETRGKDGGGAEMLSPDNFHSLHTAPPCPCSKAVCTGCFGPQRLASLLEESCDPSPNNSLLEPFSGFREYLQRQLMRSPGPYRAGQTPAVRPGGPGTGVASMLNYPSPTEKALLLLLPPPLPGSHGPLPQRTVELSSSHGGVLPKITMTCPTPSPKPPMPR; this is encoded by the exons ATGGTTAGAGGTGCAAGTTGTCCCAGATACGGCACACTCCCACCCATTGATACACCAACAGGAGCTCAGAGCCAGGGACAGGAGCCTACTCCCTCTAGAGGCGACTGCAg GCCTGATGTAGGTGGATTCTGTCAGCTTCAAAGGGAACGTACTGAAAAAGCAGAGGAGCAGATAAGTGACGTGCCAGGCAGCAGGAATGACAGAGCAGGGGCCCTGGACTTAACTCCCTCGACTAGAATCACCTTTCAAAGCCCAGCGGTACAAGGGCTGTTCCCTGTCACTTCAGACAGCAGCGCCGCAGATTGGAAGGTAGATAAAGTGAAAATCCCTCCACACACAAAGTCTGTCTCATCCAGCACGACTACGTCCAGTTTCAGCTCCTACATTAGCAGAGCCTCCAATAAATCGGGGCGAAGTTCAACAGGCCGCTCCTGCGTGAAGCAATCCGGAGAAAATAACCCCGCTCACCCGGATCACATGGCAAAGCCGAGGGACGACCGCGGAAACGGGCCGGAGAAAAGTGAAATCCTGATGATAGAGCTGGGAATTACTTTTCCAAAAATAGAAAGCAATTTAAGAAGCCGCAATCAGAAACACCCTCTGAAGTCGGCGCTGAAGAAATCGTTTGACTGGAAGGCTTACTCACAGAAGATAAGGCTCAGTGAGACCCGGGGAAAGGATGGCGGCGGGGCTGAGATGCTATCGCCAGACAATTTCCACTCTCTGCACACTGCCCCGCCGTGTCCGTGCTCGAAGGCCGTCTGCACCGGCTGCTTTGGACCACAGAGGCTCGCTTCTCTCTTAGAAGAGAGCTGTGATCCATCACCGAATAACAGCCTGCTGGAACCTTTCTCAGGGTTTCGGGAGTATTTGCAGCGGCAGCTTATGCGTTCCCCTGGGCCGTACAGAGCTGGCCAGACCCCGGCAGTGAGACCGGGTGGTCCTGGTACTGGGGTGGCATCCATGCTTAACTATCCTAGCCCGACTGAGAAGGCCCTCCTTCTGTTGCTGCCCCCTCCTCTGCCGGGCTCCCACGGTCCCCTGCCACAACGCACCGTGGAGCTGTCCAGTTCTCACGGAGGAGTGCTGCCCAAAATCACCATGACCTGCCCCACACCCTCACCCAAACCCCCCATGCCAAGATAG